In the Sulfitobacter pacificus genome, one interval contains:
- a CDS encoding adenylyltransferase/cytidyltransferase family protein produces the protein MSAARSRIILTYGRFDGFTQQHVQFLRRVSALGHELIIGCTTDALAAQIGFPCTYRFEDRRAVLESCRFVSRVIAQTSLGQKRTDIVNYNIATLVSGTDQRGQYDDLQDVAQVLYLARPTPDLPSVHSGFDEKIV, from the coding sequence ATGAGCGCGGCCCGGTCGCGCATCATCCTGACCTATGGTCGGTTTGACGGGTTCACCCAACAACATGTTCAGTTTTTGCGCCGGGTCAGTGCGCTGGGGCATGAGCTGATCATTGGCTGCACAACAGATGCACTTGCCGCGCAAATCGGCTTTCCCTGCACCTATCGTTTTGAAGACCGCCGGGCGGTTCTGGAAAGCTGCCGCTTTGTCTCCCGTGTGATTGCACAGACCAGTCTGGGGCAAAAACGCACCGACATCGTGAATTACAACATTGCGACACTGGTCTCAGGCACCGATCAGCGTGGACAATATGATGACCTTCAAGACGTTGCTCAGGTCCTCTACTTGGCACGTCCAACCCCAGATTTGCCGTCTGTCCACTCAGGCTTCGACGAAAAAATTGTTTAG